In Pogoniulus pusillus isolate bPogPus1 chromosome 20, bPogPus1.pri, whole genome shotgun sequence, the following are encoded in one genomic region:
- the CENPN gene encoding centromere protein N isoform X1, which produces MDETVAEYIRRTVLKIPRGEIKSMLQKWGFLSEAQLQTINFHQVKDNVSQEVVHLCEENSADIKQAAVLDIIYNHIYSNKRMWSVYQMQKTGEEPEIFDLHSFKKKFKRRLLSALENVTINFREYEDNAIWIRVAWGTPYTKPNQYKPSYVVYHSQTPYVFISTSMFKSNLPLLCQALVVASSYRDIREMELRSHSLNSLKDIVFKRYSQHFQTHCPRPIQDRSGVLESADLRIIQENKSEKERIQRVTREIFGDGPQPQLEFAQYKLETMFKSDPTMEVLDKKEPFRCLVKFSSPHLLESLRSLALAGMADAPLSPLLTCITEKARNNFKIKEKKSSFPEGFVSP; this is translated from the exons ATGGATGAAACTGTTGCTGAGTACATCCGAAGAACTGTACTGAAAATCCCCCGAGGTGAAATCAAGTCAATGCTACAGAAATGGGGCTTCCTCTCTGAGGCACAGCTGCAAACCATAAACTTCCACCAAGTGAAGGACAACGTTTCTCAAGAAGTTGTTCACCTCTGTGAG GAAAACTCTGCAGACATAAAGCAAGCAGCTGTCCTAGACATCATtt ACAACCACATCTACTCGAACAAAAGAATGTGGAGTGTTTACCAGATGCAGAAAACAG GGGAAGAACCAGAAATTTTTGATTTGCACAGTTtcaaaaagaaatttaaaagaCGACTTCTGTCAGCCTTGGAGAAC GTCACCATCAATTTCAGAGAATATGAGGATAATGCAATCTGGATTAGGGTTGCCTGGGGAACACCAtatacaaaaccaaaccagtacAAGCCCAGCTATGTTGTATACCATTCCCAGACTCCCTATGTCTTCATTTCTACTTCAATGTTTAAGAGCAACTTGCCTCTGCTGTGTCAG GCCCTGGTTGTTGCTTCCAGCTACCGTGACATCCGGGAAATGGAGCTTCGAAGTCATTCTTTAAACTCCCTTAAAGATATTGTGTTTAAGAGATATAGTCAG CACTTCCAAACTCATTGCCCAAGACCTATACAAGACAGAAGTGGGGTACTAGAAAGTG cagaTTTAAGGATaattcaggaaaacaaaagtgagaaagaaagaataCAGAGAGTGACTCGGGAGATTTTTGGTGATGGTCCCCAACCACAACTTGAATTCGCACAATATAAG CTTGAGACAATGTTCAAAAGCGATCCTACAATGGAAGTGTTGGATAAAAAAGAACCATTCAGATGTCTGGTCAAGTTTTCAAGTCCGCATCTTTTAGAATCACTGAGATCCTTGGCACTAGCAG gtATGGCTGATGCACCACTTTCACCGCTGCTTACATGTATAACAGAAAAAGCTAGGAATAATTTCaaaattaaagagaaaaaaagttcCTTCCCAGAAGGCTTTGTAAGCCCTTAA
- the CENPN gene encoding centromere protein N isoform X2 translates to MDETVAEYIRRTVLKIPRGEIKSMLQKWGFLSEAQLQTINFHQVKDNVSQEVVHLCEENSADIKQAAVLDIIYNHIYSNKRMWSVYQMQKTGEEPEIFDLHSFKKKFKRRLLSALENVTINFREYEDNAIWIRVAWGTPYTKPNQYKPSYVVYHSQTPYVFISTSMFKSNLPLLCQALVVASSYRDIREMELRSHSLNSLKDIVFKRYSQHFQTHCPRPIQDRSGVLESDLRIIQENKSEKERIQRVTREIFGDGPQPQLEFAQYKLETMFKSDPTMEVLDKKEPFRCLVKFSSPHLLESLRSLALAGMADAPLSPLLTCITEKARNNFKIKEKKSSFPEGFVSP, encoded by the exons ATGGATGAAACTGTTGCTGAGTACATCCGAAGAACTGTACTGAAAATCCCCCGAGGTGAAATCAAGTCAATGCTACAGAAATGGGGCTTCCTCTCTGAGGCACAGCTGCAAACCATAAACTTCCACCAAGTGAAGGACAACGTTTCTCAAGAAGTTGTTCACCTCTGTGAG GAAAACTCTGCAGACATAAAGCAAGCAGCTGTCCTAGACATCATtt ACAACCACATCTACTCGAACAAAAGAATGTGGAGTGTTTACCAGATGCAGAAAACAG GGGAAGAACCAGAAATTTTTGATTTGCACAGTTtcaaaaagaaatttaaaagaCGACTTCTGTCAGCCTTGGAGAAC GTCACCATCAATTTCAGAGAATATGAGGATAATGCAATCTGGATTAGGGTTGCCTGGGGAACACCAtatacaaaaccaaaccagtacAAGCCCAGCTATGTTGTATACCATTCCCAGACTCCCTATGTCTTCATTTCTACTTCAATGTTTAAGAGCAACTTGCCTCTGCTGTGTCAG GCCCTGGTTGTTGCTTCCAGCTACCGTGACATCCGGGAAATGGAGCTTCGAAGTCATTCTTTAAACTCCCTTAAAGATATTGTGTTTAAGAGATATAGTCAG CACTTCCAAACTCATTGCCCAAGACCTATACAAGACAGAAGTGGGGTACTAGAAAGTG aTTTAAGGATaattcaggaaaacaaaagtgagaaagaaagaataCAGAGAGTGACTCGGGAGATTTTTGGTGATGGTCCCCAACCACAACTTGAATTCGCACAATATAAG CTTGAGACAATGTTCAAAAGCGATCCTACAATGGAAGTGTTGGATAAAAAAGAACCATTCAGATGTCTGGTCAAGTTTTCAAGTCCGCATCTTTTAGAATCACTGAGATCCTTGGCACTAGCAG gtATGGCTGATGCACCACTTTCACCGCTGCTTACATGTATAACAGAAAAAGCTAGGAATAATTTCaaaattaaagagaaaaaaagttcCTTCCCAGAAGGCTTTGTAAGCCCTTAA
- the ATMIN gene encoding ATM interactor isoform X2 — protein sequence MAAAAAAGRRGGGLGRPPAPAAVPVGDLPPAGELVRPSVTELSQVRTNILCTVPGCGKVLPNSPALNMHLSKAHPVQDGKRNAPIRKGLKTSQKLYCCPIEGCPRGPNRPFSQFSLVKQHFMKMHAEKKHKCDKCSNSYGTEWYLKRHIEVCGKTFQCTCGCPYASRTALLSHIYRTGHEIPAEHRDPPSKKRKMEASVHNQQLAEKAKEAFISTHSNNPGTQELESSEVKLVASLKSSCRSNCMNQMQPKCTPKMLLPKPKVALVKLPVMQLAPLPVYVSATDPSVKPAVVAVDNQGSVVSTVHLLPQSIGILIPALEAETLVFKDSMPVSKVTNSGDHEPVSTGVQVELDKVASTNTGQELGNGCHKNKISSINIQTDLSCISQNFVPAAAWTPNASVSSCSQTDLSFSSQVSLPISVQTQTLLPASKLTSSIAAQTDAFSQVCFPTCGISRETQTSRTQDSIDGRVQMDQAVMCSDIFDNVHSSYNVSTPIELPENNLMPANLDQTLLQRSNGKSLNQDAGKSESLIGFNTQTNILPPQNTMDNQTQTMDLLSDLENIFSGNISGQTLDNRGLLSETSSNADTQLPSGPSQSTGIDFDIEEFFSASNIQTQTEESELGTLNSEPVLESLDIETQTDFLLSDNATQSYSCRGNSNFLGLEMFDTQTQTDLNFFLDTNTHLPLGSILKQSSFSMSTDSSDTETQTELYPATKTIPAQNLESKVQLSSAETQTMDSCFENLGSLFLTSNETQTAMDDFLLADLAWNTMESQFSSVETQTCEELCSLFQSSNKRNH from the exons atggcggcggcggctgcaGCCGGGCGGCGTGGCGGGGGGTTGGGGCGGCCCCCGGCACCGGCGGCTGTGCCCGTGGGGGATCTGCCGCCCGCCGGCGAGCTGGTGCGGCCCTCGGTGACAGAGCTGTCCCAAGTGAGGACCAACATCCTGTGCACGGTGCCCGGTTGCGGCAAGGTCCTGCCCAACAGCCCGGCCCTCAACATGCACCTCAGCAAGGCGCACCCGGTCCAG GATGGAAAACGAAATGCACCAATAAGGAAGGGTTTGAAAACTTCACAGAAACTCTACTGCTGTCCCATTGAAGGCTGCCCTAGAGGACCAAACAGACCATTTTCCCAATTTTCTCTTGTAAAACAG CACTTTATGAAAATGCATGCTGAAAAGAAGCACAAATGTGATAAGTGTAGTAACTCCTATGGTACAGAATGGTATCTGAAGCGGCACATAGAAGTCTGTGGCAAGACTTTCCAATGCACTTGTGGGTGCCCTTATGCCAGCAGAACAGCACTGCTGTCTCACATTTACAGAACTGGCCATGAAATTCCTGCAGAACACAG GGATCCTCCTagtaagaaaaggaaaatggaagcCTCCGTACATAATCAGCAGTTGgcagagaaagcaaaggaaGCATTCATCAGTACACACAGTAATAACCCTGGCACTCAGGAACTGGAGTCCTCTGAAGTGAAACTAGTGGCCTCTCTCAAAAGCTCTTGCCGCTCGAACTGCATGAACCAAATGCAGCCAAAATGTACACCGAAGATGCTGTTACCAAAGCCCAAGGTGGCTTTGGTTAAACTTCCAGTGATGCAGCTCGCCCCCTTGCCTGTCTATGTCTCTGCAACAGACCCTTCTGTCAAACCTGCTGTAGTGGCTGTTGATAATCAAGGTTCAGTTGTAAGTACTGTTCATTTATTGCCTCAATCCATAGGAATTCTGAttccagcactggaggcagaaaCACTTGTATTTAAAGATAGTATGCCTGTTTCAAAAGTGACAAATTCTGGTGATCATGAACCAGTAAGCACTGGTGTACAAGTTGAATTGGATAAGGTTGCATCGACTAACACTGGGCAAGAGCTGGGGAATGGTTGTCACAAGAACAAAATTTCTTCAATAAATATACAGACTGATTTGTCTTGTATTTCACAGAActttgtgccagctgcagcctggactCCCAATGCTTCTGTCTCCTCTTGCTCTCAGACAGATCTGTCATTCAGTTCACAGGTGTCATTGCCCATCAGCGTACAAACACAgacgctgctgcctgcttccaaGCTGACTTCATCCATAGCTGCTCAGACTGATGCTTTTAGTCAGGTTTGTTTTCCAACGTGTGGCATTTCTAGGGAGACTCAAACCAGTAGGACACAGGACTCTATTGATGGAAGGGTGCAAATGGACCAGGCAGTAATGTGCAGTGATATATTTGACAATGTTCATTCATCTTACAATGTTTCTACTCCCATCGAACTTCCAGAAAACAATTTAATGCCTGCAAATCTAGATCAAACCTTGCTGCAAAGGAGTAATGGGAAGAGCCTGAATCAAGATGCAGGAAAGTCTGAATCCCTTATTGGCTTCAATACACAAACTAATATACTTCCACCTCAAAATACAATGGATAATCAAACCCAGACAATGGACCTACTAAGTGATCTGGAAAACATCTTTTCAGGAAACATATCTGGCCAGACACTTGATAATCGTGGCCTTTTGTCTGAGACAAGTTCTAATGCTGAtactcagctgccctctggtccatcacagagcacaggaatAGATTTTGACATTGAAGAGTTCTTTTCAGCATCCAATATCCAAACTCAGACTGAAGAGAGCGAGCTTGGTACCCTAAACTCTGAGCCAGTTTTGGAGTCACTGGACATTGAAACTCAGACTGATTTCTTACTTTCAGATAATGCCACACAATCATACAGCTGCCGAGGGAATTCTAACTTCTTAGGTCTGGAGATGTTTgatacacagacacagacagacCTGAATTTCTTTTTGGACACCAATACCCACCTGCCTTTAGGAAGTATTCTCAAGCAGTCTAGTTTCTCTATGAGTACTGATTCATCTGATACAGAAACCCAAACAGAACTATACCCAGCTACTAAAACCATACCTGCTCAGAATCTTGAAAGCAAAGtccagctcagcagtgctgagacaCAGACTATGGATAGCTGCTTTGAGAATCTAGGGAGTTTATTCCTTACCAGCAATGAGACACAGACAGCAATGGATGACTTTCTTCTGGCTGACTTAGCCTGGAATACAATGGAGTCCCAGTTCAGTTCAGTAGAAACACAGACCTGTGAAGAGCTGTGCTCCTTGTTCCAGAGCTCTAATAAGCGCAACCATTGA
- the ATMIN gene encoding ATM interactor isoform X1: MAQLLLPLRAEAPEAGAGSRQKSHLGPPEPGAWASSRPCLSRRSRPEPQASGPCPLRRLRGSASAGREAEAPVGPAALRGAREAPAEDGKRNAPIRKGLKTSQKLYCCPIEGCPRGPNRPFSQFSLVKQHFMKMHAEKKHKCDKCSNSYGTEWYLKRHIEVCGKTFQCTCGCPYASRTALLSHIYRTGHEIPAEHRDPPSKKRKMEASVHNQQLAEKAKEAFISTHSNNPGTQELESSEVKLVASLKSSCRSNCMNQMQPKCTPKMLLPKPKVALVKLPVMQLAPLPVYVSATDPSVKPAVVAVDNQGSVVSTVHLLPQSIGILIPALEAETLVFKDSMPVSKVTNSGDHEPVSTGVQVELDKVASTNTGQELGNGCHKNKISSINIQTDLSCISQNFVPAAAWTPNASVSSCSQTDLSFSSQVSLPISVQTQTLLPASKLTSSIAAQTDAFSQVCFPTCGISRETQTSRTQDSIDGRVQMDQAVMCSDIFDNVHSSYNVSTPIELPENNLMPANLDQTLLQRSNGKSLNQDAGKSESLIGFNTQTNILPPQNTMDNQTQTMDLLSDLENIFSGNISGQTLDNRGLLSETSSNADTQLPSGPSQSTGIDFDIEEFFSASNIQTQTEESELGTLNSEPVLESLDIETQTDFLLSDNATQSYSCRGNSNFLGLEMFDTQTQTDLNFFLDTNTHLPLGSILKQSSFSMSTDSSDTETQTELYPATKTIPAQNLESKVQLSSAETQTMDSCFENLGSLFLTSNETQTAMDDFLLADLAWNTMESQFSSVETQTCEELCSLFQSSNKRNH; this comes from the exons ATGGCGCAGCTGCTTTTGCCGCTCCGGGCCGAAGCCCCCGAGGCCGGCGCGGGGTCCCGCCAGAAGTCCCATCTTGGTCCGCCAGAGCCTGGCGCCTGGGCCTCCTCCCGCCCCTGCCTCTCTCGGAGGAGCCGCCCTGAGCCGCAGGCCTCCGGCCCCTGCCCGCTGCGGCGGCTGAGGGGATCTGCCTCTGCCGGGCGGGAAGCCGAGGCCCCTGTGGGGCCTGCGGCCCTGCGTGGGGCCCGAGAGGCACCGGCTGAG GATGGAAAACGAAATGCACCAATAAGGAAGGGTTTGAAAACTTCACAGAAACTCTACTGCTGTCCCATTGAAGGCTGCCCTAGAGGACCAAACAGACCATTTTCCCAATTTTCTCTTGTAAAACAG CACTTTATGAAAATGCATGCTGAAAAGAAGCACAAATGTGATAAGTGTAGTAACTCCTATGGTACAGAATGGTATCTGAAGCGGCACATAGAAGTCTGTGGCAAGACTTTCCAATGCACTTGTGGGTGCCCTTATGCCAGCAGAACAGCACTGCTGTCTCACATTTACAGAACTGGCCATGAAATTCCTGCAGAACACAG GGATCCTCCTagtaagaaaaggaaaatggaagcCTCCGTACATAATCAGCAGTTGgcagagaaagcaaaggaaGCATTCATCAGTACACACAGTAATAACCCTGGCACTCAGGAACTGGAGTCCTCTGAAGTGAAACTAGTGGCCTCTCTCAAAAGCTCTTGCCGCTCGAACTGCATGAACCAAATGCAGCCAAAATGTACACCGAAGATGCTGTTACCAAAGCCCAAGGTGGCTTTGGTTAAACTTCCAGTGATGCAGCTCGCCCCCTTGCCTGTCTATGTCTCTGCAACAGACCCTTCTGTCAAACCTGCTGTAGTGGCTGTTGATAATCAAGGTTCAGTTGTAAGTACTGTTCATTTATTGCCTCAATCCATAGGAATTCTGAttccagcactggaggcagaaaCACTTGTATTTAAAGATAGTATGCCTGTTTCAAAAGTGACAAATTCTGGTGATCATGAACCAGTAAGCACTGGTGTACAAGTTGAATTGGATAAGGTTGCATCGACTAACACTGGGCAAGAGCTGGGGAATGGTTGTCACAAGAACAAAATTTCTTCAATAAATATACAGACTGATTTGTCTTGTATTTCACAGAActttgtgccagctgcagcctggactCCCAATGCTTCTGTCTCCTCTTGCTCTCAGACAGATCTGTCATTCAGTTCACAGGTGTCATTGCCCATCAGCGTACAAACACAgacgctgctgcctgcttccaaGCTGACTTCATCCATAGCTGCTCAGACTGATGCTTTTAGTCAGGTTTGTTTTCCAACGTGTGGCATTTCTAGGGAGACTCAAACCAGTAGGACACAGGACTCTATTGATGGAAGGGTGCAAATGGACCAGGCAGTAATGTGCAGTGATATATTTGACAATGTTCATTCATCTTACAATGTTTCTACTCCCATCGAACTTCCAGAAAACAATTTAATGCCTGCAAATCTAGATCAAACCTTGCTGCAAAGGAGTAATGGGAAGAGCCTGAATCAAGATGCAGGAAAGTCTGAATCCCTTATTGGCTTCAATACACAAACTAATATACTTCCACCTCAAAATACAATGGATAATCAAACCCAGACAATGGACCTACTAAGTGATCTGGAAAACATCTTTTCAGGAAACATATCTGGCCAGACACTTGATAATCGTGGCCTTTTGTCTGAGACAAGTTCTAATGCTGAtactcagctgccctctggtccatcacagagcacaggaatAGATTTTGACATTGAAGAGTTCTTTTCAGCATCCAATATCCAAACTCAGACTGAAGAGAGCGAGCTTGGTACCCTAAACTCTGAGCCAGTTTTGGAGTCACTGGACATTGAAACTCAGACTGATTTCTTACTTTCAGATAATGCCACACAATCATACAGCTGCCGAGGGAATTCTAACTTCTTAGGTCTGGAGATGTTTgatacacagacacagacagacCTGAATTTCTTTTTGGACACCAATACCCACCTGCCTTTAGGAAGTATTCTCAAGCAGTCTAGTTTCTCTATGAGTACTGATTCATCTGATACAGAAACCCAAACAGAACTATACCCAGCTACTAAAACCATACCTGCTCAGAATCTTGAAAGCAAAGtccagctcagcagtgctgagacaCAGACTATGGATAGCTGCTTTGAGAATCTAGGGAGTTTATTCCTTACCAGCAATGAGACACAGACAGCAATGGATGACTTTCTTCTGGCTGACTTAGCCTGGAATACAATGGAGTCCCAGTTCAGTTCAGTAGAAACACAGACCTGTGAAGAGCTGTGCTCCTTGTTCCAGAGCTCTAATAAGCGCAACCATTGA